One stretch of Paenibacillus sp. AN1007 DNA includes these proteins:
- a CDS encoding Wadjet anti-phage system protein JetD domain-containing protein, which yields MSEGFKRQLVSALLDKYERSSFFYAEKRPTRRIMLKLYDGGQTEFPQYDIEQYEKRSMINFAVQALYEAQLLSYRWMKGEESHIIAEVWLNFENISSAYSLIGRQPKGDVVDEVCLELLNSIDKVRSGWAKQFLSDAYDIISRKRSIGNRLPVDRSERSDLLRAICFIDQMGELEMLERVFSLQCFGDSKRFEKAIRARLLGILYKYLDYQDDNTDEEILRQVGITKYPEQLEFCGQVTMSFDSGTIDFSHLIFGGVVNSKDFQRGQLRLSPTIERVISIENRANYIEYIYKQKKDHELVVFHGGQFSPAKRKFLMAVAASIPTNSHWYHWGDIDFGGFSMLARLRREIKNDVIPYRMEKSELIRYSLLTASLQPKYIEKLCGLKRHSELVDCLPCIDHMIENRVKLEQEAMLTDLI from the coding sequence ATGAGTGAAGGATTTAAGCGCCAATTAGTTTCAGCTTTACTTGATAAATATGAGCGTAGTAGTTTTTTTTACGCGGAAAAACGTCCGACACGTCGAATTATGCTGAAATTATATGATGGAGGACAAACAGAGTTCCCACAGTATGATATAGAGCAATATGAAAAGCGCAGTATGATAAATTTTGCAGTACAGGCCTTGTATGAGGCGCAGCTCTTATCATATCGATGGATGAAGGGTGAAGAAAGTCATATCATAGCAGAGGTATGGCTGAATTTTGAGAATATCTCATCTGCGTACTCCTTGATTGGGCGGCAACCAAAGGGCGATGTGGTGGATGAGGTTTGTTTAGAACTGTTGAATTCAATAGATAAAGTTCGTAGCGGATGGGCAAAACAGTTTCTGAGCGATGCATATGACATCATTTCTAGAAAACGCTCTATTGGAAATAGATTACCAGTAGATAGAAGCGAGCGTAGTGATCTCCTTCGTGCAATATGTTTTATTGATCAAATGGGTGAGTTAGAAATGCTTGAACGTGTATTTTCGCTTCAATGTTTCGGGGATTCAAAGAGATTCGAGAAGGCGATAAGAGCACGGCTGCTTGGCATATTGTACAAATATCTAGATTATCAAGATGATAATACTGATGAGGAAATTCTTAGACAAGTAGGTATTACGAAGTATCCAGAACAATTGGAGTTTTGTGGGCAAGTAACCATGTCATTTGATAGCGGAACCATTGACTTTTCACATTTGATTTTTGGGGGCGTTGTGAACTCGAAAGATTTCCAACGAGGTCAGTTAAGATTATCTCCAACAATAGAACGTGTGATCTCAATAGAAAATAGGGCAAACTATATTGAGTATATCTATAAGCAAAAAAAGGACCATGAATTAGTTGTGTTCCACGGAGGGCAATTTAGCCCTGCTAAGCGGAAATTTTTAATGGCTGTTGCTGCATCCATACCTACGAATAGCCATTGGTATCATTGGGGGGATATCGACTTTGGTGGATTTTCTATGCTGGCAAGACTAAGACGGGAAATTAAGAACGATGTTATTCCGTACCGCATGGAAAAATCGGAATTGATAAGATATTCTTTGTTAACAGCATCACTACAGCCGAAATATATTGAAAAGCTATGTGGCTTGAAGCGGCATAGCGAGCTTGTCGATTGTTTACCCTGCATTGACCATATGATAGAAAATCGTGTCAAACTGGAACAGGAAGCTATGTTGACCGATCTTATTTAA
- a CDS encoding DUF6809 family protein → MRDNMSNLIEDLFHGNLRLDESIHPDQAEYREINSQISDLMQGYKTKLTKSEYDDLEQLVDLIEQSTSMYVEAAFEQGFRTGGKLIIEVLCKP, encoded by the coding sequence ATGAGGGATAATATGTCAAACTTGATCGAAGATTTGTTTCACGGAAACCTAAGATTGGACGAGTCGATTCATCCTGATCAAGCTGAGTATCGAGAGATTAATAGTCAAATATCGGACCTCATGCAAGGCTACAAAACAAAGCTTACCAAGAGCGAATACGATGATTTGGAACAACTGGTAGACCTGATCGAACAGTCCACGTCCATGTATGTGGAAGCAGCGTTTGAGCAAGGTTTTCGTACAGGCGGTAAACTCATCATTGAGGTTTTATGCAAACCGTAA
- a CDS encoding right-handed parallel beta-helix repeat-containing protein, which yields MKLFPSTSTHASARSQRSLKSKMTNICLSAAFPLLLLSGGSVGAAELLEGGLPNTSESESVVNSSNLTLAAGDLYVSPNGSASNPGTINSPTSLANALTQIAPGKTIYLRGGTYSFSQTITIERGNSGTSSQRKNLVAYGSEKPVFDFSAQTFASTNRGLQMFGDYWFVKGLEVKGAGDNGIFIGGSYNRLEQIEAHHNRDTGIQIGRYASTAAKSEWPSYNEVIRSYSHNNYDPDDGEDADGFAAKLTVGPGNVFDGCIAAYNVDDGWDLYSKTDTGAIGAVTIRNSIAYGNGATADGTSTSNSDGNGFKLGGEKIAVNHIVENNIAFNNKKHGFTYNSNPGSIQMTNNTSWNNGQSNFAFDKGTHIFTNNLSFQGGASDKTSGTDVSSTNVWWKNKKSVNDKGLLASAADFVSLVPSVTRAADGTPVLGNFLKLAGGSDLIGSGTPAGKNIGAR from the coding sequence ATGAAATTATTCCCTTCCACATCTACTCATGCATCTGCACGATCCCAGCGTTCCCTGAAATCCAAAATGACTAACATCTGTCTCAGTGCTGCGTTCCCTCTATTACTGCTAAGCGGTGGTTCGGTGGGTGCCGCAGAACTTTTGGAAGGTGGATTGCCTAATACCTCAGAATCAGAGTCAGTGGTGAACAGTTCCAATCTTACGCTGGCTGCGGGCGATTTGTATGTGTCTCCTAACGGTTCTGCCAGCAATCCGGGAACGATCAATAGTCCAACGTCACTCGCTAACGCTCTGACCCAGATCGCCCCTGGCAAAACGATCTATCTACGCGGCGGAACCTACAGCTTCTCGCAAACGATTACCATTGAACGCGGCAACAGCGGCACCTCTTCACAACGTAAAAATCTGGTTGCCTACGGATCGGAAAAACCTGTTTTCGATTTCTCGGCTCAAACCTTTGCTTCCACGAATCGGGGATTGCAAATGTTCGGAGATTACTGGTTCGTAAAAGGACTCGAAGTCAAAGGTGCTGGCGATAACGGCATCTTCATCGGTGGCAGCTACAACCGTCTGGAGCAGATCGAAGCCCATCATAACCGGGATACAGGTATTCAGATCGGGCGTTATGCTTCAACGGCTGCCAAGAGTGAATGGCCTTCGTATAACGAAGTCATTCGTTCTTACTCCCACAACAACTACGACCCGGATGACGGCGAGGATGCGGACGGTTTTGCCGCCAAGCTGACGGTCGGTCCGGGGAACGTCTTTGACGGCTGTATTGCCGCTTATAACGTAGACGATGGCTGGGATCTCTATAGCAAAACAGACACAGGCGCTATCGGTGCAGTGACGATCCGCAACAGTATCGCATACGGTAACGGCGCCACCGCAGACGGAACATCCACTTCGAACAGTGATGGTAACGGCTTTAAGCTGGGCGGCGAGAAAATTGCCGTAAATCATATTGTCGAGAACAACATTGCGTTTAATAACAAAAAACATGGCTTTACCTATAACAGCAATCCGGGTTCGATACAGATGACTAACAACACCTCATGGAACAATGGGCAAAGCAACTTTGCTTTTGACAAAGGTACCCACATCTTCACCAACAACCTGTCCTTCCAAGGCGGCGCCAGCGACAAAACCAGCGGGACCGATGTCAGCAGCACCAACGTCTGGTGGAAAAACAAAAAAAGCGTCAACGACAAAGGCCTGCTCGCCAGCGCAGCCGACTTTGTCTCCCTCGTACCTTCGGTAACCCGCGCCGCAGATGGAACGCCGGTACTGGGTAATTTCCTAAAGCTTGCAGGTGGCAGTGATCTGATTGGGTCAGGTACGCCAGCGGGGAAAAATATTGGAGCGCGGTAG